The nucleotide sequence TTACATTAAATCTTTTTTGGAACCATTCTAAAACTGGAGTCCATTTCtttgcttgtaatttttttaattcctcTTCATCCTAAAGAAGAAAAGTCATACGTAATTATAACGAAATGTTTCTTAGTTAAAGTATATATCCCATTGTGGATTAAAGAAGGCTGACCACCCAATGGAATACTATTTCATATAAAGCTGGGACTTAGCTGCTttatcattttatgtttataatcaGTTCAAATCAATTCATACACAACATTACCTCAATGAGTTTCCACTCCATAAATAGTATGTCATGCATGACCATTTTCAGTTACAAAAACAACATGGTAGAATAGGTGGGTCTATTATGATAATGGTATTAAGTCATGTCATAATAAATGTAGCAAGAGTAGATATGTACCTCAGAATGAAAGAGAAGTGTGTCTGTAGGCAAAAAATccagtaagtaagtagttaTATCATGTGGACTCAGTTTTCCTGGGTTATCCAAAGCAGTGTTGCACAATGCAGTCTGGAACGAGGAAAATATAGAATAAAAAAGCTACCAAATATTTCACACTACCAATTTATCACATGATAATATAAGTACATCAGCACAGCAGAGTGAGTGAACATTTTTGTTAGTGAAACCAAAAAATGAGAAGCATAAGTTTAGCATAATATCTACAGATACAGTACTTCAGCTTTGCCATACTTTTCATCACtattcaaatgtaaaaaaaaattcatctctcctgtttggaaagtttaattttcatgggtagatagccagGTGAAAAATTGCCTTTTTCATAGAGATGAACCCCACCCACACCCTGGAGAGGGtggaaagtagtttttttttttaattttcgattagccacggagtctaAGATAATTGaattacgtcaatgacacttttttttcacgtttcggcatggccatctagatgcacgtcgtgaccaaggagcttatatacaacactggaggttgacagccgaacatccgtttgaaacaaaaaaaaaatctttattacgtcactaagatattccatctctttcttttgttagattaagaaagagatggaagtcattcgtgaaatgtaaaagaaagaatgaaaggtcaaacttcttctttcggcgttcaacctccagtcaGTTTTCTATATAAGCTCCTTAGTCGTGaccaactgttttttttttatagtcggccgtggcaagtggccaggtcaaAAAAGTActgttggatataagtaaattcaatttatcacattttttgtagtattttactttactCACAGTccaaatgaaaagtagtgtctaattTGGgcaaaattacccatttccctcCGAACTATTGGTGCTctatatctcgggtgaaatgggtcactttccacccttggtcaTCAATGTACTATAGACAACCCAGTGGGAGTAGAGTGATTACAGCACCACTCTGACATAGTATTACTAAAATGCCGTTAACTGACATCTGGGCGATTTTCAACTTTGGATGGTAAGTActaactgtacagtcaagtttttttttcttttttttgttgaggctttgaacactccaggtgatcatgtcagcctcatgggtgctcgcttATTTTCCTTACACaagggacatattaaaaaagtgGTAAATGCACATGGCTTTGGCAGATGTTGGCTCtgagagccaacaattgacctggccattgtgcatgggACCCAAACCCCCAAGAACCCTTCTTCTAAAGTCTGAGTTCTGAGCACATTTCAACAACAAATGGGACAAGTCATCTACCTTCTGGCAAATGTCACACAGAGGTGATGGTTTAACTCTCATCATGtgtaagaatttgtttattaGGATGTGTCCGGAACATACCCTGAAAGCAGATACTAACACTTTTCTTGTAAGGTTAGCAGAGTCAAACCAAGGTGTTCACAAGGGACTAGCTTGGATGGTTCTGTACCAGACCCCTACACCCCTGGATACACACTGCTCACCAAAATGGTATTCCCACTTCTGTAAACTTCTTCTTTTGATTTTGGGAATAAGTTCACTGGAAAAAGGAACAGTGTCTGTTACAGAGCCATCCATTACAGCGGCTTTGGCAAGCTTATCCACTGCTTCATTTCCTGCCAACCCTACATGAGAAGGAATCCACTGTATTTTAACAGACTGGCCTCTAGAGATCATGTCATAAATCACCTGCAGCACATCATCCGTCCAAAGTTAAAAATTGCCCAGATGTCAGTTAACGGTATTTTAGTTATACTATGGCAGCACTATTGATACACATATGTAATTAATTTGCTCTTATTACAGGTAACATTCCTAATTTGATCTaatttgataatgataaaaaataatttgaattgtCAAGTCTCAATCAATTCAATAGGGAAGTGTTACCAAGTGCATGGTAGGTTGTGTGATGTGTTCTGTCTGCGCGTCCCACTCAGCGGCGAGCGCCCGCGCCAGCTGCTCGCTGGCGACGGCCAGCACCTTCCCACCCGGCGTCTTCAGCCGCCGGTGATCCAGCGTTACCTCCCATTTACTCTCGTTCTGAACTATGCCGGTGTTGCGGTAAAACCGCTTACGAGTCGCTGAAATGCACATGGTAGTTTAGATACAATAACAAACCTCATTAAAAACTACTTGGCTTCTGCTTCTTGGTTCTAACCATAGTTTCGATGTTGAGCGAAGTAAGGAAATCTTCCTTGAATTAGTCTGGAGACGACTTTTGTCGAAAAAGCCTGCATTTTGGTCTATTATATTTTGGTCCGAGAAATACTAAGTCATTTCTTTATCACACTATTATACAGAAAAAGAAAATGTGTCGTTGCTACTAGAATTGCAGAAAATCCAAACAGCTGAACTCTGACGGACGGAGCCTGACGGAGGATGGACGGGATGGAGCTGcaggtctactacgaaactcgaagttcgtgtcgtgcggtccctctgacacttaaactatttaatacgagagcgagagggacggtacgatacaaacttcgagtttcgtagtagccctgctgaacggAATGGATCTGACATTTTAGAGTCATATTTTTCTCATAACTACAGTGTTAAAGTGGTATAACCCTTGACTCAAATATGTTGACCATAGACAAAGAGAATGGAtttgttttttaaacagtttatCTTGTCTATTCCAGTTATTCTATCTATTCTATACCTACTTTGATGGCTGCTGCGAAATCaacaatttctaatttcttTGTTTATCAATCCTTTAATAAAGCCGAGATTCGATAATCTTATGTTAATATCTCGAATAGATTTGATAGTGATACTTTGCGACGATGTCTCTTATGGATTTTGATCTCTAACAAAAGCTAGTGATTGTTCAGTTTTTGTAGGACAAGTGAAGTGAAGTGGACGCGATTTTGGATAAACCAATAACAAGCTAAAAATACATCTGCTTCGTTACATAGCAATTTGTAAACTAAACTTTCTTTTCTTATTTGTGATGTACCCGCATTCTATCAGCACTGAAGAAGAACAGAAGACGAATCTGATTCCGAGTGTGAAGCTTCTTCACTCCAAAAGAAAAGGAATATTCATACACCCGTCGGCTATGTACAGAAGTAGTGCACCTTGCTGTACGAAGAATTTATCATATACAATAACAAGTATATTGCTCGGGTAAA is from Choristoneura fumiferana chromosome 3, NRCan_CFum_1, whole genome shotgun sequence and encodes:
- the l(2)k14505 gene encoding ATP synthase mitochondrial F1 complex assembly factor 2 homolog l(2)k14505 — translated: MQAFSTKVVSRLIQGRFPYFAQHRNYATRKRFYRNTGIVQNESKWEVTLDHRRLKTPGGKVLAVASEQLARALAAEWDAQTEHITQPTMHLTALCNTALDNPGKLSPHDITTYLLDFLPTDTLLFHSEDEEELKKLQAKKWTPVLEWFQKRFNVTQEISRGLELPPVAANTRAVLARYFLSYDFTALNAINFGVEALKSPILMLTCIERHLEPKEAVLLSRLEEEYQLSRWGRVPWAHELGQAELTARVAAALLVVHGCSDSHSARAKAHSAN